From Ignavibacteria bacterium, one genomic window encodes:
- a CDS encoding Rieske (2Fe-2S) protein gives MMYDRVTKIIDDKEWSRLCRSIDVTERHGFRVELDIEHDLALFRVNGTVRCVTNICPHKRIALIYDGYVEDGTVTCPMHAWRFDICTGANTSGGGGLKTYEVREDAGWVWLLMK, from the coding sequence ATGATGTACGACCGTGTGACGAAGATCATCGACGACAAGGAATGGTCACGACTCTGTCGGTCCATCGACGTAACAGAACGTCACGGCTTCCGCGTTGAACTCGATATCGAGCACGACCTCGCCCTCTTCCGCGTGAACGGCACAGTACGCTGCGTCACCAACATCTGTCCACACAAACGCATCGCCCTCATCTACGACGGCTACGTCGAAGACGGCACCGTTACCTGTCCCATGCACGCATGGCGCTTTGACATCTGCACCGGCGCAAACACCTCCGGCGGCGGCGGACTAAAGACCTATGAGGTGCGCGAAGACGCGGGGTGGGTGTGGTTACTCATGAAATGA
- a CDS encoding class I SAM-dependent methyltransferase, whose translation MLAFLPDGITRVLEIGCGEGNFGAVVKRDRGIEVWGIEYHPEKAHVAAQNLDTVLSGDVAVLLNELPDAYFDAIVCNDVLEHLIDPYSVLDRLKHKLTERGVVVSSLPNIRYHRNFFDLIFGRNWTYTTQGVMDFTHFRFFTINSIRSMYESSGYEILQHVGINPTSSLRPWPLIILSLGHFSDIRYLQFATVARVKR comes from the coding sequence ATGCTTGCGTTCTTGCCTGACGGAATAACGCGGGTTCTTGAGATCGGATGTGGCGAAGGAAACTTTGGCGCAGTGGTAAAGAGGGACCGTGGGATCGAGGTATGGGGAATTGAATACCACCCCGAGAAAGCTCACGTTGCTGCGCAGAACCTCGATACCGTGCTGTCAGGCGATGTGGCCGTGCTCCTCAACGAGCTTCCTGACGCCTACTTTGACGCCATCGTCTGCAACGACGTTCTCGAACATTTGATCGATCCGTATTCCGTGCTTGATCGGCTCAAACACAAACTCACAGAACGTGGCGTTGTAGTTAGCTCCTTGCCAAACATCCGATACCATCGAAACTTCTTCGATCTGATCTTTGGTCGAAACTGGACCTATACCACCCAAGGCGTGATGGATTTCACCCACTTCCGATTCTTTACCATCAACAGTATCCGTTCGATGTATGAATCAAGTGGTTATGAGATCCTCCAGCACGTTGGAATCAACCCAACGTCCTCCCTCCGTCCATGGCCACTGATCATTCTCTCCCTCGGCCACTTCTCCGACATTCGCTACCTCCAGTTTGCAACGGTAGCTCGAGTGAAGCGGTGA
- a CDS encoding MBL fold metallo-hydrolase gives MSQTSNTSTIITAAMITIGPYTVTLLETCRFGLDGGAMFGVVPKTLWERAYAPADAKNRIPMAAKVLLLRSADRTILVDTGNSPFMSPKLQDIYGITFADHTLDASLTAHGVAASDVTDVILTHLHFDHVGGAVLADGTPRFANAKHYVQRDHYAWALNPTEKDRASFMPEMYQPLFDRNMVELLDGPGQVLPNVGVEPLFGHTQAMQGITVSDGQTTLFYPADLMPTGAHVPVPYVMGYDNHPLTTIAEKKKLLPRIIDEEWIVVFEHDALRDAARVVMGDKGPMLSEPIVLTA, from the coding sequence GTGTCGCAAACATCAAACACCAGTACCATTATCACCGCTGCAATGATCACCATTGGACCATATACCGTAACACTATTGGAAACATGTCGCTTCGGACTTGACGGAGGTGCGATGTTCGGCGTCGTTCCAAAGACGCTGTGGGAGCGTGCCTATGCTCCGGCAGATGCAAAGAACCGCATTCCGATGGCGGCCAAGGTTCTACTTCTTCGTTCAGCCGACAGAACGATCTTGGTTGACACGGGGAACAGCCCCTTTATGTCGCCGAAACTCCAAGACATCTACGGCATCACCTTTGCCGATCACACGCTCGATGCCTCTCTCACCGCACATGGCGTTGCAGCTTCCGACGTTACCGACGTGATCCTCACACACCTGCATTTCGATCATGTAGGGGGCGCCGTGCTTGCCGATGGAACTCCACGGTTTGCAAATGCAAAACACTACGTTCAGCGCGATCATTATGCGTGGGCTCTCAACCCGACGGAAAAGGACAGAGCGTCCTTTATGCCGGAAATGTATCAGCCGCTGTTCGATCGCAACATGGTAGAGCTGCTCGATGGTCCGGGTCAGGTCCTGCCGAACGTCGGTGTGGAACCACTCTTCGGTCACACCCAGGCCATGCAAGGTATCACCGTCAGCGACGGACAGACCACGCTCTTCTATCCCGCCGATCTCATGCCCACAGGTGCCCATGTCCCCGTGCCCTATGTGATGGGCTACGATAATCATCCGCTCACCACCATTGCGGAGAAGAAGAAACTCCTTCCGCGCATCATCGATGAAGAGTGGATCGTTGTTTTTGAACATGATGCACTCCGCGACGCCGCACGTGTGGTAATGGGTGATAAGGGGCCGATGTTGTCTGAACCTATCGTGCTTACAGCATGA
- a CDS encoding L-lysine 6-transaminase, translating to MKAPYTPRFAVSPNDVFPTLREHMLVDGFDHVIDLDRSHGTWMVEARTGKEYLDFFTCIASMPIGMNHPKMTDPAFVEYLGKAALNKPSNSDIYTAEQATFVKTFFELAIPKHFRYAFFIDGGTLAVENALKTAMDWKVRKNFAKGYKEEKGHQIMHFELAFHGRSGYCMSLTNTDPTKTALWPHFQWPRIAPPFMTFPANDEVLDLVKKNEELAIREIKRAFAENLDDIATIIIEPIQGEGGDNHFRPEFMQALRTICDENEALLIFDEVQTGVGITGNWWAHEGIGVEPDIMTFGKKMQVCGILVGPRIDDVPDNVFHTSSRINSTWGGSLVDMVRATKYLEIIAEENLVQNAATVGTYLREKLRTLASNVGEHRITNIRGAGLFSAFDLPTKEERNSFLKNAFDNGLLLVGSGSRSVRFRPPLNLSTTEVDLGMGLIEKSMI from the coding sequence ATGAAAGCCCCCTACACCCCTCGATTTGCTGTTTCGCCGAACGACGTCTTCCCCACCCTGCGTGAGCACATGCTTGTGGACGGGTTCGACCATGTGATCGACCTCGACCGGTCGCACGGGACGTGGATGGTGGAGGCGCGCACGGGCAAGGAGTATCTGGACTTCTTTACGTGTATTGCCTCGATGCCGATCGGGATGAATCACCCCAAGATGACCGATCCGGCATTTGTGGAGTATCTGGGCAAGGCAGCGCTCAATAAGCCTTCCAACTCCGACATCTATACGGCAGAGCAGGCCACGTTTGTTAAGACCTTCTTCGAACTGGCCATCCCGAAGCACTTCCGCTATGCCTTCTTTATTGATGGCGGGACGTTGGCCGTGGAGAATGCCTTGAAGACCGCAATGGACTGGAAGGTCAGGAAGAACTTTGCCAAGGGGTATAAGGAGGAGAAGGGTCACCAGATCATGCACTTCGAACTGGCCTTCCACGGCAGGTCGGGCTACTGCATGTCGCTCACCAACACCGACCCTACAAAGACCGCCCTGTGGCCACATTTCCAGTGGCCCCGCATTGCCCCGCCATTCATGACCTTCCCTGCCAACGACGAGGTGTTGGATCTGGTGAAGAAGAACGAGGAGCTGGCAATCCGCGAGATCAAGCGTGCCTTTGCTGAGAATCTTGACGACATCGCAACCATCATCATCGAGCCAATTCAGGGTGAAGGGGGCGATAACCACTTCCGTCCGGAATTCATGCAGGCGCTCCGCACCATCTGCGACGAGAACGAGGCCCTGTTGATCTTTGACGAAGTCCAGACCGGCGTAGGCATCACCGGCAACTGGTGGGCTCATGAAGGTATTGGTGTAGAGCCCGACATCATGACGTTTGGCAAGAAGATGCAGGTATGTGGCATTCTTGTCGGGCCGCGCATCGACGACGTTCCCGACAACGTCTTCCACACATCGAGTCGGATCAATTCCACATGGGGCGGCTCCCTTGTCGACATGGTTCGCGCAACCAAGTACCTCGAGATCATCGCCGAAGAAAACCTCGTCCAAAACGCTGCAACCGTTGGCACATACCTTCGCGAAAAGCTTCGGACCCTTGCTTCAAACGTTGGCGAACACCGCATCACAAATATCCGCGGCGCCGGCCTCTTCAGTGCCTTCGATCTTCCGACCAAGGAAGAGCGCAACAGCTTCCTCAAGAATGCCTTCGACAATGGCCTCCTCCTCGTTGGCAGTGGCTCCCGTTCCGTGCGGTTCCGTCCGCCCCTTAACCTCAGCACAACAGAAGTTGATCTTGGTATGGGGCTTATTGAAAAGTCAATGATCTGA
- a CDS encoding GNAT family N-acetyltransferase produces the protein MIHLQLHDVEPLQNLFLRCTDYHELEEGESTADDAAVNLLQNVPPGTAHEDKIVLGFHDDTGLLVAICDLLRNYPSAGEWWIGLLMIDPKYRSAGLGTQLLQEVFSMANAEQATALWVAPLVQNPKAQRFWERHGFVEQRTAHTTTRSGRTNTVVVRKKMTL, from the coding sequence ATGATACACCTACAGCTCCACGACGTAGAGCCCCTTCAAAACCTCTTTCTTCGCTGCACTGACTACCACGAGTTAGAAGAAGGGGAGTCAACAGCCGATGATGCGGCCGTAAACCTACTTCAGAATGTTCCTCCCGGCACAGCGCATGAGGATAAGATCGTCCTTGGCTTCCATGATGATACGGGGCTCCTCGTTGCCATATGTGATCTCTTACGCAACTATCCGTCAGCAGGTGAATGGTGGATCGGACTTCTGATGATCGATCCAAAGTATCGTAGCGCCGGACTCGGCACACAACTCTTACAGGAGGTTTTCAGCATGGCCAATGCCGAACAGGCAACCGCACTGTGGGTAGCTCCACTCGTTCAGAATCCCAAGGCCCAACGCTTCTGGGAGCGACACGGATTTGTTGAACAACGAACAGCACACACAACTACCAGAAGCGGACGCACGAATACGGTGGTGGTGAGAAAGAAAATGACGCTATGA
- a CDS encoding DUF2971 domain-containing protein — translation MTEGIVFHYTTIPALFGIVTKRELYLSDVRMLNDPTELHLGLRYLRDLVADKIKQKKDVPTIYLQMLIDEVSSNTHRYGSLDDRTFVKWLEGLPQEVIAGYDMNVPSNPNKAFVFSCSRQRDKLDLWRPYGDDANGVMIAIDKDKLKKALQEHSGLTDNVAWVNMRYDKTELCNELSKDLDAILNMYMSMEETNPDTPLHEPYSNLARRLVSKKHRAYKSEKEIRLHVNQSVRPLRVESDSGIRLEYVNSQTSVHRRLVLSLGSDLKPIIASVLLGPKHKGRATETMVREFLCDNGIEAVVSTSKVPYR, via the coding sequence ATGACTGAAGGAATAGTATTCCACTACACCACGATTCCGGCGCTGTTTGGCATCGTCACCAAAAGAGAATTGTATCTGAGTGATGTACGTATGCTCAATGATCCGACTGAGCTTCATTTGGGATTGCGATATCTTCGAGACTTGGTTGCTGATAAGATCAAACAAAAGAAGGACGTCCCGACTATTTATCTCCAAATGCTCATTGATGAGGTAAGTTCTAACACGCATCGATACGGGTCCCTTGACGATAGGACTTTTGTCAAGTGGCTCGAGGGATTGCCCCAAGAGGTTATTGCTGGCTATGATATGAATGTGCCATCAAATCCGAACAAAGCTTTTGTCTTCTCTTGTTCCCGCCAGCGTGACAAGTTGGACTTATGGCGCCCTTACGGCGACGACGCGAATGGAGTGATGATAGCGATAGATAAGGATAAATTGAAGAAGGCACTTCAAGAGCATTCCGGCCTTACTGACAATGTAGCGTGGGTAAACATGAGGTATGATAAGACGGAGCTATGCAATGAACTAAGCAAGGATCTAGACGCGATCCTGAATATGTACATGTCCATGGAAGAGACAAATCCTGACACGCCGCTCCATGAACCCTATTCGAATCTGGCAAGGCGATTGGTATCGAAGAAACATAGGGCATACAAGTCGGAGAAGGAGATACGCCTTCACGTGAACCAGAGTGTTCGACCGCTGCGTGTTGAATCTGACAGTGGCATTCGCCTCGAGTACGTCAATAGTCAGACCTCTGTTCATCGTCGCCTGGTGCTTTCTTTGGGGTCTGATCTAAAGCCTATAATCGCATCGGTACTTCTTGGTCCTAAACACAAGGGGCGTGCCACAGAAACCATGGTCAGGGAGTTCCTTTGCGACAATGGAATTGAAGCCGTGGTCTCCACTTCGAAGGTCCCCTATAGGTAG
- a CDS encoding DUF4160 domain-containing protein: protein MPIISMFYGIIIMMVYDEGSRHYLPHVHVRAAEHTASISILNAEIIAGSLPPKKLALVRAWIILHEEELMTNWDLCRKHQTPVPLSPLQ, encoded by the coding sequence ATGCCGATCATATCGATGTTCTACGGGATCATCATTATGATGGTCTACGACGAGGGATCACGACACTATCTGCCTCATGTACATGTGCGGGCGGCCGAGCATACTGCTTCGATCTCCATCCTCAATGCGGAGATCATTGCCGGATCACTTCCACCAAAGAAACTTGCCCTTGTTCGGGCGTGGATCATCCTCCATGAGGAAGAGCTCATGACGAACTGGGATCTGTGTCGCAAACATCAAACACCAGTACCATTATCACCGCTGCAATGA
- a CDS encoding SUMF1/EgtB/PvdO family nonheme iron enzyme, translating into MKNILSYSSALVVLFLGIALGACSSTTPPPDPTNKFAIKGKVKATTTENVSGVTVAVPSKSVTTDATGAYAITDLDNGSYVVTPTKASMTFTPATQTVAVNGADTTISDFVAKTIPTYEVPEMVAVEPGTFMMGLQEGQRGGGSFAKPSHQVTLTKAFWVSKYEVTQKQYESVMGTNPTINKGPNKPVANMTIFDHVAYCNRLSELEGLTKAYTVTGPTITWDREANGYRLPTSAEWEYCARAGTSDNTYVGICDAKDPNALMDGIAWYRSNSMDAAGDIQSHDVGLKTPNPWGLYDVLGNVSEICFETPLPYSDTPKLDPWDGCTITDMDARGGNYSGTSSDCLVSVRFGADATRLSGTNGLGMRLVRNR; encoded by the coding sequence ATGAAGAACATCCTCTCCTACTCAAGTGCTCTCGTAGTTCTTTTCTTGGGCATTGCTCTTGGCGCATGCTCAAGTACCACGCCTCCACCTGATCCAACAAACAAGTTCGCGATCAAGGGTAAGGTCAAGGCCACTACAACGGAGAACGTAAGTGGTGTTACAGTTGCTGTGCCATCAAAGTCGGTGACAACCGATGCAACCGGCGCGTATGCGATCACTGATCTTGACAACGGCTCGTATGTGGTAACGCCTACCAAGGCCAGTATGACGTTTACACCGGCAACGCAAACCGTCGCCGTCAACGGAGCCGACACAACGATCAGTGACTTCGTTGCCAAGACAATACCAACGTATGAAGTTCCGGAGATGGTGGCTGTTGAGCCCGGGACGTTTATGATGGGACTTCAAGAAGGTCAACGTGGTGGTGGTTCCTTTGCCAAACCTTCTCACCAAGTAACGCTAACAAAAGCGTTTTGGGTTAGTAAGTATGAAGTCACGCAGAAGCAGTACGAAAGTGTGATGGGCACGAACCCAACCATTAACAAAGGCCCCAATAAGCCAGTCGCAAACATGACCATCTTTGACCACGTTGCCTATTGTAACAGACTGTCTGAACTTGAAGGCCTTACGAAAGCATACACTGTAACAGGTCCTACTATCACATGGGACAGGGAGGCAAACGGTTATCGACTACCTACTAGTGCAGAGTGGGAGTACTGTGCAAGAGCGGGCACCAGCGATAACACATATGTGGGAATTTGTGATGCCAAAGATCCAAATGCGCTAATGGATGGGATAGCATGGTACAGGAGTAACTCCATGGATGCCGCTGGTGATATTCAAAGCCATGATGTTGGACTCAAGACTCCTAATCCATGGGGGTTGTATGACGTGCTAGGCAACGTGAGCGAAATCTGCTTCGAAACACCCCTGCCATATTCAGACACACCGAAACTCGATCCATGGGATGGATGCACGATCACCGATATGGACGCACGCGGTGGTAACTACTCCGGTACATCAAGTGATTGTCTTGTTTCCGTTCGATTCGGTGCGGACGCAACAAGATTGAGCGGCACAAATGGCCTTGGGATGAGACTAGTACGAAACAGATGA
- a CDS encoding bifunctional oligoribonuclease/PAP phosphatase NrnA produces the protein MLAPENILHAIRSTRTAVITTHMNPDGDAIGSALGLWHLLRTLGCSATVMLPNAAPSNLLWMEGSGAMVVYDESSRKILDDADTIFVLDLNAISRLGDLGAAIVASTATIVNIDHHTYPEDFAGVAWIDTDACSTAVMIAQIADVIGSYTPAMAMCLYTGIMTDTGSFRFPRTTSDVHKTVATLIDEGADPVRSYDEVMNRGSVGRTRLLGLALSTMGVHAGGRLCTMVVRKRDMLANACTREDVEGFVSQTLALDGVTMGILFVEIDDETKISFRSKGDTYVRDLAALYGGGGHVYAAGARVKGRAFDEVVGEVIEKAITAMTNDK, from the coding sequence ATGCTAGCACCCGAAAACATCCTCCACGCCATCCGATCCACGCGCACGGCCGTGATCACCACGCACATGAACCCCGACGGAGATGCCATCGGTTCTGCGCTTGGTCTCTGGCACCTGTTACGTACGCTTGGATGCAGCGCAACGGTGATGTTGCCCAATGCAGCCCCCTCAAATCTCCTATGGATGGAAGGGTCAGGGGCCATGGTGGTGTATGATGAGAGTTCGCGGAAGATCCTGGATGACGCTGATACCATCTTCGTCCTCGATCTCAATGCGATCTCACGACTCGGCGACCTCGGAGCAGCGATCGTTGCATCCACGGCCACCATCGTCAACATCGACCATCACACCTATCCCGAAGACTTTGCCGGCGTGGCCTGGATCGACACCGATGCGTGTTCTACAGCCGTCATGATCGCACAGATCGCCGATGTTATCGGCAGCTACACTCCCGCAATGGCCATGTGCCTTTACACCGGCATCATGACCGACACCGGCTCCTTCCGTTTCCCGCGCACCACGTCAGACGTCCATAAGACAGTCGCCACACTCATCGATGAGGGGGCTGACCCTGTCCGCTCCTACGACGAAGTAATGAACCGCGGCTCTGTAGGCCGCACCCGACTCCTCGGACTCGCCCTCAGCACCATGGGCGTCCACGCCGGCGGTCGTCTATGCACAATGGTTGTGCGCAAACGCGACATGCTTGCCAACGCCTGCACCCGTGAGGACGTAGAGGGCTTTGTATCCCAAACCCTCGCTCTCGACGGTGTAACCATGGGCATCCTCTTCGTTGAAATCGACGACGAAACAAAGATCTCCTTCCGCTCAAAAGGCGATACCTACGTCCGCGACCTCGCAGCCCTCTACGGCGGCGGAGGCCATGTCTATGCCGCAGGTGCCCGCGTGAAAGGTCGTGCGTTTGATGAGGTGGTGGGAGAAGTGATAGAGAAAGCAATTACAGCAATGACTAATGACAAATGA
- a CDS encoding PASTA domain-containing protein, which yields MNWTWKKIGVIAGAGLVAVFLLGVMVDQLLLPWIVSMTDTISVPGVVGKSVSTASQELANAGLVVMEPREQYSASIAKGTVMSQLPYANATVKEGRRIYLTISKGIETIRVPSLYGLTVRDARLSLMRIGLQLGDVTYETSDAIAVDRIAAQGVPAGAEIPSDGIISVVVSRGSTGVRIPSLVGLSLEEAQGILLDAGLIVGTLSYKESSAFDSGVVLAHDPPADSSVAVGTPVQITVAR from the coding sequence ATGAACTGGACATGGAAAAAGATCGGCGTGATCGCAGGTGCAGGGCTTGTTGCCGTGTTCCTGCTCGGCGTGATGGTAGACCAGCTGCTGTTGCCGTGGATCGTATCGATGACCGATACTATTTCCGTTCCGGGAGTTGTCGGGAAGAGTGTTTCCACGGCATCACAAGAGCTGGCCAATGCCGGACTGGTGGTGATGGAGCCGCGCGAGCAATACAGCGCGTCGATAGCCAAGGGGACGGTGATGTCGCAACTCCCCTATGCCAATGCAACTGTCAAAGAAGGACGTCGCATCTACCTCACCATCAGCAAGGGCATCGAGACGATCCGTGTTCCGTCGCTCTACGGTCTCACCGTGCGCGACGCGCGACTCTCGCTCATGCGCATCGGACTGCAACTGGGTGATGTTACGTATGAGACAAGCGACGCTATCGCCGTTGACCGCATTGCCGCCCAAGGTGTGCCGGCCGGCGCCGAGATCCCGTCCGACGGAATCATCAGTGTTGTTGTGTCAAGGGGCTCCACCGGTGTCCGCATCCCATCCCTTGTAGGCCTCTCTCTCGAAGAAGCCCAAGGCATCCTCCTCGATGCCGGACTCATCGTTGGCACACTCTCGTATAAAGAATCCAGCGCCTTTGATTCAGGCGTGGTGCTCGCCCATGACCCACCGGCCGATTCGTCTGTTGCGGTGGGAACGCCGGTGCAGATAACAGTCGCCCGTTAG